A genomic region of Irregularibacter muris contains the following coding sequences:
- the spoIIM gene encoding stage II sporulation protein M: protein MKKLKAIIEKHIRAHIPIYFISILIFTIGIVAGTYTVKALPDPQKVELIQYLKGFFQLLKNEDIDNYQLLFQSIFNNLKLFLPIWLIGLTLIGTPIILLILGFRGFILGFTLGFLIDELSLKGVMFILLTIIPQNLFHIPGLIGIGVFAISFSNFIFKNKIKKQPIHNLKSQIWTYTIIMLSIALLLVIGSLVEAYITPIFMKILSPNLIL, encoded by the coding sequence TTGAAAAAGTTAAAAGCTATTATTGAAAAGCATATACGTGCTCATATTCCTATTTATTTTATTTCTATTTTAATTTTCACCATAGGAATTGTTGCAGGGACCTACACTGTGAAAGCTCTACCGGATCCACAAAAAGTAGAATTAATACAATATTTGAAGGGTTTTTTTCAATTATTGAAAAATGAGGATATTGATAATTATCAGTTACTATTTCAATCTATTTTCAATAATCTAAAATTATTTCTACCTATATGGTTGATCGGCTTAACATTAATCGGGACACCGATAATTTTATTAATTTTGGGTTTTAGGGGCTTTATATTAGGATTTACTTTGGGCTTTCTTATTGATGAATTATCATTAAAGGGAGTAATGTTTATCCTATTGACCATCATTCCCCAAAACCTATTTCATATTCCAGGGCTCATTGGTATTGGAGTATTTGCTATTAGTTTTTCCAATTTTATCTTTAAAAATAAAATTAAAAAGCAACCAATTCATAATTTAAAAAGCCAGATCTGGACCTATACCATTATTATGCTGTCTATAGCTCTCTTGTTAGTAATAGGAAGTTTAGTGGAGGCTTATATTACGCCAATATTCATGAAAATATTATCACCTAATCTAATATTATGA
- the ald gene encoding alanine dehydrogenase: MIIGVPKEIKTNENRVGITPAGVESFLNFGHEVYIEKSAGLGSGFTDEEYIKAGAKILENNVEVFEIADMILKVKQPLEVEYNLFKEGQILFTYLHLAPEPELTKVLLEKKIIGIAYETVQLPDGSLPLLSPMSEVAGRMSIQVGANLLEKINNGRGVLLGGVPGVAPAEVVVVGGGNVGTNAAKIAIGLGARVTIIDISPKRLAYLDDIFGGRVITLMSNSFNIAEAVRTADLVVGAVLIPGSRTPKLVTEEMVKTMKPGAVLVDVAIDQGGAIESIDRITTHENPYFVKHNVIHYSVANMPGAVPRTSTLALTNSTIPYALEIANKGCERALKENESLRKGLNLYKGRLTYKAVADDQGLEYIEAQKVLL, encoded by the coding sequence ATGATTATTGGAGTACCTAAAGAAATCAAAACAAATGAAAATCGAGTAGGAATTACACCGGCAGGAGTGGAGTCATTTTTAAATTTTGGACATGAAGTATACATTGAAAAGTCTGCGGGTTTGGGTAGTGGATTTACCGATGAAGAATATATAAAAGCTGGAGCAAAAATTCTAGAGAATAACGTAGAAGTATTTGAAATTGCAGATATGATTTTGAAAGTGAAACAACCCTTAGAAGTTGAATATAACCTTTTTAAAGAAGGACAAATACTATTTACATATCTTCATTTAGCACCAGAACCAGAATTAACAAAAGTACTCTTGGAGAAGAAAATTATAGGGATAGCTTATGAAACAGTCCAACTCCCAGATGGTTCACTCCCCCTACTTTCTCCTATGAGTGAAGTAGCAGGAAGAATGTCTATTCAAGTAGGAGCTAATCTTCTAGAGAAAATTAATAATGGACGAGGCGTACTATTAGGAGGGGTGCCAGGGGTTGCACCAGCTGAGGTTGTTGTAGTCGGTGGTGGAAATGTAGGGACAAATGCAGCAAAGATAGCAATTGGTCTAGGCGCCCGGGTGACTATAATTGATATCAGTCCAAAAAGATTAGCATATTTAGATGATATTTTTGGTGGTAGAGTGATAACCCTTATGTCCAATAGTTTCAATATTGCAGAAGCAGTAAGAACAGCAGATTTAGTTGTAGGAGCTGTTTTGATACCAGGATCAAGAACACCTAAACTAGTGACGGAAGAGATGGTAAAAACCATGAAACCAGGTGCTGTATTAGTAGATGTAGCCATAGATCAGGGAGGGGCTATAGAATCTATTGATAGAATAACCACTCATGAAAATCCTTATTTTGTAAAACATAATGTTATACATTATTCTGTTGCGAATATGCCGGGGGCAGTACCAAGAACATCTACCCTTGCTTTAACCAATTCTACCATACCTTATGCACTTGAAATTGCTAATAAAGGATGCGAAAGAGCTTTAAAAGAAAATGAATCTTTGCGAAAGGGTTTAAATCTATATAAAGGGAGACTAACTTATAAAGCAGTTGCAGATGATCAGGGGTTAGAGTATATTGAAGCCCAAAAAGTTCTTTTATAA
- the xerD gene encoding site-specific tyrosine recombinase XerD produces the protein MDVTIYIEKFGLYLREEKELSPHTVESYIRDTKQFFEYCLAEKVNHLERITKTYIISYLLFLQKKGRATSTISRNLASLRGLFQFLLSRNYITVDPTLNLETPKIERKIPQTLTLQEVEILLSAPNTNTKKGLRDQAILEVLYATGLRVSELIDLNVQDVDLENRIIYCNHENNERIIPIGNIAIDALEKYIIESRNKIINDAENTDLFVNMQGHKITRQGLWKIIKYYTQKANINKPITPHMIRHSFALHLIENGADVRSVQEMLGHSDISSTQVYIKASTFKISEIYKRAHPRA, from the coding sequence ATGGACGTTACGATATACATAGAAAAATTTGGGTTGTATTTACGAGAAGAAAAGGAATTGTCTCCCCATACAGTAGAGAGTTATATTAGAGATACGAAACAATTCTTTGAATACTGCCTTGCTGAGAAGGTAAATCATCTAGAAAGAATTACAAAAACATATATTATATCCTATCTATTGTTTTTGCAAAAAAAAGGAAGGGCAACATCCACAATATCTAGGAATTTAGCCTCTTTAAGGGGATTGTTTCAATTTCTTTTAAGCAGAAATTATATCACTGTAGACCCTACACTGAATTTAGAAACACCTAAAATTGAAAGGAAAATTCCTCAGACCTTAACCCTTCAAGAGGTAGAAATATTATTAAGTGCACCAAATACAAATACGAAGAAGGGATTAAGAGATCAAGCTATTTTGGAGGTTCTCTATGCTACGGGTTTAAGGGTAAGTGAATTAATTGATCTAAATGTTCAAGATGTTGATCTTGAAAACCGAATAATTTATTGTAATCATGAAAACAATGAAAGAATAATCCCTATAGGCAATATTGCTATAGATGCATTGGAAAAATATATCATTGAGAGTAGAAACAAAATTATTAATGATGCAGAGAATACTGATTTATTTGTTAATATGCAGGGGCATAAAATCACCAGGCAGGGTTTGTGGAAAATAATAAAATATTATACCCAAAAAGCAAATATAAATAAGCCCATTACTCCCCATATGATTAGACACTCTTTTGCCTTACATTTAATTGAAAATGGGGCAGATGTGCGGTCAGTTCAAGAAATGTTAGGACATTCGGATATTTCTAGTACTCAGGTATATATTAAAGCTTCAACTTTTAAAATAAGTGAAATATATAAGCGAGCCCATCCAAGAGCTTAA
- a CDS encoding phosphopentomutase has protein sequence MKRVIWMIIDSVGIGELPDATLYGDVGSNTLGNIYKNIDGFSLPNLEKMGLGNIQGADAIPAEVNPIAAYGKSDEKSPGKDTTTGHWEMTGIVLQKPFPTFPKGFPMEIIEEFEQRIGRKTIGNYPASGTVIIEDLGKEHMETGYPIVYTSADSVFQIAAHEGVIPIDTLYEYCKIAREFLIGSYGVGRVIARPFIGEPGSFTRTSNRRDFSLEPVEPTLLDRIKEQGLDVMGVGKIEDIFAGRGLTHAVHTTDNMDGIDKTIEYMKQEKPGLIFTNLVDFDSVYGHRNDVQGYASALSDVDRRIPEIIDLMKEDDILIINADHGCDPTTASTDHSREYIPILIYGKKIIPQDIGIRDTFADIGATISEFLKLKKLQNGNSFASKLLRKE, from the coding sequence ATAAAAAGAGTAATTTGGATGATAATCGATAGTGTAGGGATTGGAGAATTGCCCGATGCTACTTTATATGGTGACGTAGGAAGCAATACTCTAGGAAATATCTATAAAAATATAGATGGTTTTTCATTGCCAAATTTAGAAAAAATGGGATTAGGAAATATTCAGGGGGCTGATGCAATTCCTGCTGAAGTAAATCCTATTGCTGCTTATGGAAAATCTGATGAAAAATCTCCAGGTAAGGACACCACCACTGGACATTGGGAAATGACAGGCATTGTTTTACAAAAGCCTTTTCCTACTTTTCCTAAAGGATTTCCAATGGAAATTATAGAAGAATTTGAACAAAGAATTGGGAGAAAAACAATTGGGAATTATCCTGCTTCTGGCACAGTCATCATAGAAGATTTAGGAAAAGAACATATGGAAACAGGCTACCCAATAGTGTATACTTCTGCAGACAGTGTATTTCAAATAGCTGCACATGAAGGCGTAATTCCTATAGACACCTTATATGAATATTGTAAAATTGCACGGGAGTTTTTAATAGGATCCTACGGGGTAGGAAGGGTAATCGCTAGACCCTTCATAGGCGAGCCAGGATCTTTTACTCGAACTTCAAATAGAAGAGACTTTTCCTTAGAACCTGTAGAACCTACTCTTTTGGATAGGATAAAGGAACAAGGCTTAGATGTTATGGGTGTTGGGAAAATTGAAGATATATTCGCAGGACGGGGCTTAACCCATGCCGTCCATACAACGGATAATATGGATGGGATAGATAAAACAATTGAATATATGAAACAAGAAAAACCAGGGCTGATTTTTACCAATTTAGTGGATTTTGATAGTGTATATGGTCATAGAAATGATGTTCAAGGCTATGCTTCAGCTTTATCTGATGTCGATAGAAGAATACCAGAGATAATAGATCTAATGAAAGAGGATGATATATTAATCATTAATGCAGATCACGGCTGTGATCCTACAACAGCTAGTACAGATCATTCACGGGAGTATATACCCATTTTAATATATGGAAAAAAGATTATACCCCAAGATATTGGAATTAGGGATACCTTTGCAGACATAGGAGCTACAATCTCTGAATTTCTAAAATTAAAAAAATTACAAAATGGTAATAGTTTCGCTTCTAAACTTTTAAGGAAGGAGTAA
- a CDS encoding purine-nucleoside phosphorylase yields the protein MDLSRKIKETTDFIKKKTKIAPQLGLVLGSGLGEMAEELEDRTVIPYSEIPHFPVSTVSGHAGNLILGKLMGKSIVAMQGRFHYYEGYSLDEVIFPIRVMNKLGIKILVVTNAAGGVNKQLQPGDLMIIEDMINLQGNNPLIGENLEEFGPRFPDMSTAFNQNLRNVLRKSGEKIGVELQEGVYAAMTGPSYETPAEVRMLRKLGVDAVGMSTVPEVIVARHASVDVLGISCISNMAAGILEQPLSHKEVIETTDKVKDNFKSLIRKFLQEL from the coding sequence ATGGATTTATCAAGAAAGATTAAAGAAACTACGGATTTTATTAAAAAGAAGACAAAAATTGCACCACAATTGGGATTAGTGTTGGGCTCAGGTTTAGGGGAAATGGCAGAAGAGTTAGAAGATCGGACAGTAATACCCTATAGTGAAATTCCTCATTTTCCAGTATCAACTGTTTCTGGACATGCGGGTAATTTAATTTTAGGGAAATTAATGGGGAAAAGCATTGTAGCCATGCAAGGACGATTTCACTATTACGAAGGCTACTCCTTAGATGAAGTGATCTTTCCCATTCGCGTCATGAATAAGCTGGGTATAAAAATTCTAGTGGTAACAAATGCAGCCGGAGGGGTAAATAAGCAATTACAACCGGGAGACCTTATGATTATTGAAGATATGATTAATCTACAGGGCAATAATCCTCTGATAGGAGAAAACCTAGAAGAGTTTGGTCCAAGATTTCCTGATATGTCTACAGCCTTTAACCAAAACCTAAGAAATGTCCTAAGAAAAAGTGGAGAGAAAATAGGAGTTGAATTACAAGAAGGGGTGTACGCTGCAATGACTGGACCTAGTTATGAAACACCGGCAGAAGTTAGAATGCTTAGAAAATTGGGAGTAGATGCCGTAGGGATGTCCACCGTACCAGAAGTTATTGTTGCAAGGCATGCCAGCGTAGATGTCTTAGGAATTTCCTGTATCAGCAATATGGCGGCTGGAATCCTAGAACAACCATTAAGTCATAAGGAAGTAATTGAAACAACAGACAAGGTAAAGGATAATTTTAAAAGCTTAATAAGAAAATTTTTACAAGAACTTTAA
- a CDS encoding D-alanyl-D-alanine carboxypeptidase family protein — protein sequence MNNRRIILMITIFVFSFFIFEPMVFADETVIESKSAVLIDAATGEVLFEQNKDEKLPPASITKIMTMLLTMEAVDSGKITLEDKVNISELASKMGGTQLYLEPGELRTVEELLIGVAVESANDAATALGEYIGGTQESFVKMMNDRAKELGMNNTKFKNANGLSEEGHYTTAYDIAIMSKELVKHPKIHQYLTMWMANVTVGKNNDKTRTLANTNKLLRSYDGLDGIKTGYTSEAKHCLSATSKKGNLRLISVILSAPDSKVRFEEAAKLLDYGFANYDGIQVVDKGEEVKEIDIEKGKSEKLKVITEEPLNVLIKKGADQEIDKKIVLKKSYKAPIKKGEKLGEIVVSSEGKEIGKVNLVASQPIEKTNVLFMYKKLINNLLSPSK from the coding sequence ATGAATAACAGGAGAATTATTCTCATGATAACCATTTTTGTTTTTAGTTTTTTTATTTTTGAGCCTATGGTTTTTGCTGATGAAACTGTTATAGAATCAAAATCAGCTGTGTTAATAGATGCCGCGACTGGTGAAGTTTTATTTGAACAAAACAAAGATGAAAAATTGCCACCAGCTAGTATTACAAAAATAATGACAATGCTTCTTACTATGGAAGCGGTAGACAGTGGTAAAATAACATTAGAGGATAAGGTAAACATAAGTGAATTAGCATCCAAGATGGGGGGAACACAACTATACTTAGAACCAGGTGAACTAAGAACAGTTGAGGAATTACTCATCGGTGTTGCAGTAGAGTCAGCAAATGATGCAGCTACTGCCCTTGGGGAATATATAGGGGGAACTCAGGAATCCTTTGTTAAAATGATGAATGATAGAGCAAAAGAACTGGGAATGAATAATACAAAATTTAAAAATGCCAATGGCTTGTCTGAGGAAGGACACTATACTACAGCTTATGATATAGCTATAATGTCTAAAGAATTAGTTAAACATCCCAAGATACATCAATACTTAACCATGTGGATGGCTAACGTAACGGTAGGAAAAAATAATGACAAAACTAGAACCCTAGCAAATACAAACAAACTTTTAAGAAGTTATGATGGTCTAGATGGAATAAAAACAGGATATACTTCTGAAGCTAAACATTGTCTTTCTGCTACCAGCAAAAAGGGGAATCTTCGTTTAATCAGCGTTATCCTAAGTGCACCAGATTCTAAAGTAAGATTTGAAGAGGCTGCAAAATTATTAGATTATGGATTTGCTAATTATGACGGTATTCAAGTAGTCGACAAAGGTGAAGAAGTAAAAGAAATAGACATTGAAAAAGGAAAAAGCGAAAAATTAAAAGTCATAACAGAGGAGCCCTTAAATGTTTTAATAAAAAAGGGTGCAGATCAAGAAATAGATAAAAAGATTGTTTTGAAAAAAAGTTATAAAGCCCCCATTAAAAAGGGCGAGAAATTAGGAGAGATAGTAGTTTCAAGTGAAGGTAAGGAAATTGGAAAGGTCAATTTAGTTGCTAGCCAACCTATAGAAAAAACCAATGTACTTTTTATGTATAAAAAACTAATTAACAATCTATTATCCCCATCAAAATAA
- a CDS encoding site-2 protease family protein translates to MFNYNLMDLLYTLPPLIIALTFHEFSHAFVAYKLGDITAKSQGRLTINPIKHIDPIGFFMFVFFKFGWAKPVPYNPMYFKDRKRGTFLVALAGPMSNLLLAFLSIICMFIIQPRSVIGHNLLQSFFIYNLILAVFNLIPIPPLDGSKIFASILPNKIERYFWEYERYGYPILLILIATNLLDKILSPAIALVGGGLINIVTVLFKGV, encoded by the coding sequence ATGTTTAATTATAATTTAATGGATTTGTTATATACATTACCACCTTTGATTATTGCTCTGACCTTCCATGAGTTTAGCCATGCCTTTGTGGCCTATAAACTAGGGGATATTACGGCAAAAAGTCAAGGTAGATTAACCATTAACCCGATCAAGCATATAGATCCAATAGGCTTTTTTATGTTTGTATTTTTTAAATTTGGGTGGGCTAAACCAGTTCCTTATAATCCTATGTATTTTAAAGATAGGAAAAGAGGCACATTTCTTGTAGCATTGGCAGGTCCTATGTCTAATCTCCTTCTTGCTTTTTTATCTATAATTTGCATGTTTATTATTCAGCCCCGTAGTGTGATAGGCCATAATCTTTTACAGTCTTTTTTTATCTATAATTTAATCTTAGCGGTATTTAATCTAATTCCCATACCTCCTTTGGATGGGTCTAAAATATTTGCGAGTATTCTTCCAAATAAAATCGAAAGGTATTTTTGGGAGTATGAAAGGTATGGATATCCAATTTTATTAATCCTTATAGCAACCAATTTACTTGATAAAATACTATCACCTGCTATTGCCTTAGTTGGGGGTGGATTAATAAATATTGTAACAGTTTTATTTAAAGGAGTATGA
- a CDS encoding segregation and condensation protein A — MSYKIVLNSFQGPLDLLLHLIEKNKVDIYDIPIAEITFQYMQYINQWKSIDLEIASEFLIMAATLLEIKSKMLLPDNDEVEEQLMIEEVDPRQELMRRLIEYKKFKQLSLYLKEREKSEIKVIYKDPEYYPELEIRKPDVDLDMDVLFKTFQRLLIKKNMLSRAKEDFHQIKREVFTIEEKTKDILKYLEQDGQSLNFNTLLEQCESRNELITMFLAVLELMKMRIIVVKQQELFDEILIIKKDGK; from the coding sequence ATGTCATACAAAATAGTATTAAATTCTTTTCAAGGTCCTCTAGATCTATTATTACATCTAATTGAAAAAAATAAAGTAGATATATATGATATTCCCATTGCCGAAATTACATTCCAGTACATGCAATATATAAATCAATGGAAATCTATAGATCTTGAAATTGCTAGTGAGTTTTTAATCATGGCAGCCACTTTATTAGAAATAAAATCAAAAATGCTTTTGCCTGATAATGATGAGGTTGAAGAACAATTAATGATTGAAGAAGTGGATCCAAGACAAGAATTAATGAGAAGGCTTATAGAATATAAAAAATTTAAACAATTGAGTTTATATTTGAAAGAAAGAGAAAAAAGTGAGATAAAGGTTATATATAAAGACCCTGAATATTATCCTGAGTTGGAGATAAGGAAACCTGATGTTGATCTAGATATGGATGTCTTATTTAAAACCTTTCAACGACTATTAATAAAAAAGAATATGCTAAGCCGAGCGAAGGAAGATTTTCATCAAATAAAAAGAGAAGTTTTTACCATTGAGGAGAAAACAAAGGATATATTAAAATATCTTGAACAAGATGGACAAAGTTTAAACTTTAATACTTTGCTTGAACAATGTGAATCTAGAAATGAGCTCATTACTATGTTTTTAGCCGTACTGGAATTAATGAAAATGAGAATAATTGTAGTAAAACAACAGGAACTATTTGATGAAATCCTAATTATAAAGAAGGACGGCAAATAA
- the scpB gene encoding SMC-Scp complex subunit ScpB: MNNKEKIGIIEGVLFAAGETVNISDIARIIDEDMKTTENILREMADLFDYERRGVQIKKTGNEYQLATRPEHYEYIQSVMAPKTATGLSKAALETLAIIAYKQPVTRADIEAIRGVKCEKAIQTLIDKFIIKDVGRLDSPGKPIVYGTTKDFLRYIGIESLDKLPKIEELQWEIEENDIP; this comes from the coding sequence GTGAACAACAAAGAAAAAATAGGAATAATAGAAGGTGTTCTCTTTGCCGCTGGAGAAACTGTAAATATTAGTGATATTGCAAGAATTATAGATGAAGATATGAAAACCACTGAGAATATTCTAAGGGAAATGGCAGATTTATTTGATTATGAACGTAGAGGGGTTCAAATTAAAAAAACGGGTAATGAATATCAACTGGCAACAAGGCCAGAACATTATGAATATATTCAGTCGGTTATGGCACCGAAAACAGCTACGGGATTATCCAAGGCAGCCTTAGAAACTTTAGCAATTATTGCCTATAAACAACCCGTGACTAGGGCTGATATTGAGGCAATAAGAGGGGTAAAATGTGAAAAAGCTATACAAACTCTTATCGATAAATTTATTATTAAAGATGTAGGTAGATTGGATAGTCCAGGCAAACCAATTGTTTATGGAACAACAAAAGATTTTTTAAGGTATATAGGTATTGAATCCTTGGATAAATTACCTAAGATAGAAGAATTACAGTGGGAAATAGAGGAAAATGATATCCCTTAG
- a CDS encoding DUF2953 domain-containing protein translates to MITLIVIIIMLIVLYNLYIHIEIGYKQKDCSNQMFILISMMKGLIKFHVKLLDIYIDTEEKTFRIESIKSKSLKDKENKYTFKELKHSIKRAQYLHNKYRNIVEYMMNKMKIKKILFNIEFDTKNAAVTGILSGIIYTVVTNIFFWISSYKNIETHQLDVKPLFIQQNLLHIDFSCIITFKLGQIINVGIKILKLYLKGGD, encoded by the coding sequence ATGATTACCTTAATAGTCATTATCATTATGCTAATTGTCCTTTACAACTTGTATATTCATATAGAAATAGGTTACAAACAGAAGGATTGCAGCAATCAAATGTTCATATTGATTTCCATGATGAAAGGATTAATTAAATTTCATGTCAAATTACTGGATATTTATATTGATACGGAAGAAAAGACCTTTAGAATTGAAAGCATAAAAAGTAAATCATTAAAGGATAAAGAGAATAAATATACTTTTAAAGAATTAAAACATTCCATTAAAAGAGCCCAGTACCTACATAATAAATATAGAAATATAGTAGAATATATGATGAATAAAATGAAAATTAAAAAGATATTATTTAATATAGAATTTGACACTAAAAATGCAGCTGTTACAGGTATTCTATCAGGTATAATTTATACGGTAGTAACAAATATATTTTTTTGGATTTCAAGTTATAAAAATATTGAAACCCATCAACTCGATGTTAAACCTTTATTTATTCAACAAAACTTATTACATATTGATTTTTCCTGTATAATTACGTTTAAGTTAGGTCAAATTATTAATGTAGGTATAAAAATTTTAAAGTTATATTTAAAAGGCGGTGATTAG
- the ytfJ gene encoding GerW family sporulation protein, with amino-acid sequence MEGHPIEGLMKTAMESIKDMVDVNTIVGDAVETPDGTVIIPISRVGFGFASGGGEYKKEELKDLQQNMENKDFPFAGGAGAGVSVQPVAFMVVGQGQIRLLPVDQNTTVERIIEMAPQFITDVQNIFSKNNNMGNNPTNNQVNPPNVQ; translated from the coding sequence ATGGAGGGGCATCCAATAGAAGGATTAATGAAAACAGCAATGGAAAGTATTAAGGATATGGTGGATGTAAATACAATTGTTGGAGATGCTGTGGAAACACCAGATGGAACGGTAATCATTCCCATATCAAGAGTGGGTTTTGGATTTGCATCTGGCGGTGGAGAGTATAAAAAAGAAGAATTGAAAGATTTACAACAAAATATGGAAAATAAAGATTTTCCATTTGCTGGAGGCGCAGGAGCAGGAGTTTCTGTTCAACCGGTAGCTTTTATGGTAGTGGGTCAAGGACAAATAAGATTATTGCCTGTAGACCAAAATACAACAGTTGAAAGAATAATAGAAATGGCGCCACAGTTTATTACAGATGTTCAAAATATATTCAGTAAAAATAATAATATGGGAAACAATCCAACCAACAATCAAGTAAATCCACCTAATGTTCAATAA
- a CDS encoding D-alanyl-D-alanine carboxypeptidase family protein, with protein sequence MKRKLVIFSIIFIMSFFLTSTMIYAEEINVTSESAIVIEQKTGRILFSKNIDEQRAMASTTKIMTAIVAIEHGNLNDKVKVSKNASGIEGSSIWLEENEELTLEELLYGLMLRSGNDAAYAIGEHIGGGDIENFIRMMNDKAKEINALNTSFANPHGLDDNNHYTTAHDLAKITAYAMNNDVFKTIVSTKKKNISWQNHQWNRALHNKNKILWNYEGGNGVKTGYTSKAGKCLVSSAYRNEMQLITVVLKSNNIWDDSTALFDYAFDTYQPYQVVSEDEYLRSIPVKDGIRERVRVYSKKEIEIPIKEIEKQKVKVKLALPKTIEAPILKEKIIGKLELYLADEKIDEAEIYVKEDIPKKNTKNFLDKIIDHWLEN encoded by the coding sequence ATGAAAAGAAAGCTCGTGATATTTAGCATAATTTTTATTATGTCTTTTTTCTTAACTTCTACTATGATCTATGCAGAAGAAATTAATGTAACCTCGGAATCAGCTATAGTTATTGAACAAAAAACAGGGAGAATTCTATTTTCAAAGAATATCGATGAGCAAAGAGCCATGGCCAGTACGACAAAAATAATGACTGCTATTGTCGCTATAGAACATGGGAATCTCAATGACAAAGTTAAAGTAAGCAAAAATGCATCAGGGATAGAAGGATCCTCCATATGGCTAGAGGAAAATGAAGAATTAACCTTAGAAGAACTTCTATATGGTTTAATGTTAAGATCTGGGAATGATGCTGCTTATGCAATCGGAGAGCACATCGGGGGAGGAGACATTGAAAATTTTATTCGCATGATGAATGATAAGGCTAAAGAAATCAATGCATTGAATACCAGTTTTGCTAATCCTCATGGCTTAGATGACAATAATCATTATACTACGGCCCATGATCTTGCAAAAATCACAGCATATGCCATGAATAATGATGTGTTTAAAACCATAGTTTCTACAAAGAAAAAAAATATATCCTGGCAAAATCATCAATGGAACCGTGCATTGCATAATAAGAATAAAATATTGTGGAATTATGAAGGTGGAAATGGAGTAAAGACTGGCTATACTTCTAAAGCTGGAAAATGTTTAGTGTCTTCAGCTTATAGAAATGAAATGCAGTTAATCACGGTCGTATTGAAATCAAATAATATATGGGATGATTCGACGGCTTTATTTGATTACGCATTTGATACTTATCAGCCTTACCAAGTTGTTTCAGAAGATGAATACCTAAGAAGTATTCCAGTTAAAGATGGAATACGGGAGAGAGTCCGTGTATATAGTAAAAAAGAAATAGAAATCCCTATAAAAGAAATAGAAAAACAGAAGGTGAAAGTAAAACTAGCATTACCAAAAACAATTGAAGCTCCTATATTAAAAGAAAAGATAATAGGAAAATTAGAACTATATCTTGCAGATGAAAAAATTGATGAAGCTGAAATATATGTTAAAGAGGATATTCCTAAGAAAAACACAAAAAACTTTCTTGATAAAATTATAGATCACTGGTTAGAAAATTAA